From a single Streptomyces rubradiris genomic region:
- the argF gene encoding ornithine carbamoyltransferase, which translates to MATVPTALAGRHFLKELDFTEAEFRGLVELAAELKAAKKAGTETPYLRGRNIALIFEKTSTRTRCAFEVAAADQGAHTTYLEPSGSQIGHKESVRDTARVLGRMYDAIEYRGDSQAKVEELAAYAGVPVYNGLTDDWHPTQMLADVLTMTEHCAKPLSGIAFAYLGDARYNMGNSYLVTGALLGMDVRIVAPKSYWPAQEILDRARELAASSGARITLTEDIAEGVRGADFVATDVWVSMGEPKEVWAERIAALAPYAVTMDVLRATGNPDVRFLHCLPAFHDLGTTVGQQIFEAHGLDSLEVTDEVFESAHSVVFDEAENRLHTIKAVLVATLARETLA; encoded by the coding sequence ATGGCGACAGTCCCGACCGCCCTCGCCGGCCGCCACTTCCTCAAGGAGCTGGACTTCACCGAGGCGGAGTTCCGCGGCCTGGTCGAGCTGGCCGCCGAGCTGAAGGCCGCCAAGAAGGCCGGGACCGAGACCCCGTACCTGCGCGGGCGGAACATCGCGCTGATCTTCGAGAAGACCTCGACGCGCACCCGCTGCGCGTTCGAGGTCGCCGCCGCCGACCAGGGCGCCCACACCACCTACCTGGAGCCCTCCGGGTCCCAGATCGGGCACAAGGAGTCCGTCCGGGACACCGCCCGGGTGCTGGGCCGGATGTACGACGCCATCGAGTACCGGGGCGACAGCCAGGCCAAGGTGGAGGAGCTGGCCGCGTACGCCGGCGTACCCGTCTACAACGGCCTCACCGACGACTGGCACCCCACCCAGATGCTCGCCGACGTGCTCACCATGACCGAGCACTGCGCCAAGCCGCTCAGCGGCATCGCCTTCGCCTACCTCGGCGACGCCCGCTACAACATGGGCAACTCCTACCTGGTCACCGGCGCCCTGCTCGGCATGGACGTACGGATCGTCGCCCCGAAGTCCTACTGGCCCGCCCAGGAGATCCTCGACCGCGCCCGCGAGCTCGCCGCCTCCAGCGGCGCCCGGATCACCCTCACCGAGGACATCGCCGAGGGAGTGCGGGGCGCCGACTTCGTCGCCACCGACGTCTGGGTGTCCATGGGCGAGCCCAAGGAGGTGTGGGCCGAGCGGATCGCGGCCCTCGCCCCGTACGCGGTGACCATGGACGTGCTGCGCGCCACCGGCAACCCGGACGTGCGGTTCCTGCACTGCCTGCCGGCCTTCCACGACCTCGGCACCACGGTCGGACAGCAGATCTTCGAGGCGCACGGCCTGGACTCGCTGGAGGTGACGGACGAGGTGTTCGAGTCCGCCCATTCGGTGGTCTTCGACGAGGCGGAGAACCGGCTGCACACCATCAAGGCGGTGCTGGTGGCCACACTCGCCCGGGAAACCCTTGCCTGA